A section of the Lusitaniella coriacea LEGE 07157 genome encodes:
- a CDS encoding cation:proton antiporter, producing the protein MDAYILKLLVLGLLLLSVTLTSGWISRLPLSYALIYLVVGIVLGPYGVGWVELQTNARFLEKLSEFVVIVSVFNCGLKMNRPLQFSAWRTTARLIGFLMPISIFAIAVSCHWLLGWDWGAAILLGAILAPTDPVLASEVQLAHVEDKDDLRFGLTSEGGLNDSLAFPFVYFGLFLLKDNNLNNWFKQWVAIDLLWAIAAGIAMGVIVARIVVWIERQLQRRQPVDDLMEDFIALSLILLVYSLTELVNGYGFLAVFVAGYTLQSRYYREQDKRLAQLAFITQIEKLLEVGTIVLLGSLLLLDPIAKYAPQALMIAGLLFLVIRPAGLWLSTIGSRFLMPTRLLFGWFGLRGIGSIYYLTYALGKGITGEIADRLTWITLIVVVLSIVIHGISATPLMKWYEGQAKTKSAS; encoded by the coding sequence ATGGATGCGTATATTCTGAAACTATTGGTTCTTGGCTTGCTGCTGTTGTCTGTAACCCTCACTTCGGGCTGGATTTCACGCTTGCCCCTCTCCTATGCGCTCATCTATTTAGTGGTTGGGATTGTTCTAGGCCCTTACGGAGTCGGGTGGGTGGAATTGCAAACCAACGCTCGATTTTTAGAAAAACTCAGCGAATTCGTGGTTATTGTTTCGGTTTTCAACTGCGGTTTAAAAATGAATCGCCCTCTCCAATTCTCGGCGTGGAGAACGACTGCACGGCTGATTGGATTTTTAATGCCCATTTCAATTTTCGCGATCGCGGTAAGCTGTCATTGGCTCCTGGGTTGGGATTGGGGTGCGGCGATCTTGCTCGGCGCGATTTTAGCCCCCACCGATCCCGTTTTAGCCTCAGAGGTACAACTCGCTCACGTTGAAGATAAAGACGATCTGCGGTTTGGTTTAACCTCTGAAGGAGGGTTAAATGACTCTCTAGCCTTTCCCTTCGTTTATTTTGGTCTTTTCTTACTAAAAGATAACAATTTGAATAATTGGTTCAAACAGTGGGTCGCGATCGATCTCCTGTGGGCAATCGCGGCAGGCATTGCAATGGGAGTTATCGTTGCAAGAATCGTAGTATGGATCGAGCGCCAACTGCAACGCAGGCAACCGGTAGACGATTTAATGGAAGACTTCATCGCCCTCAGTCTCATTTTGCTCGTCTACAGTCTCACGGAATTAGTGAACGGCTATGGCTTTCTTGCGGTTTTTGTCGCAGGCTATACGTTGCAAAGTCGTTATTATCGCGAACAAGACAAGCGCCTCGCCCAACTCGCATTCATCACGCAGATTGAAAAGTTGTTAGAAGTTGGCACCATTGTTTTACTCGGTTCGCTGTTACTCCTCGATCCCATTGCCAAATATGCCCCCCAAGCTTTAATGATTGCAGGATTGCTCTTTCTGGTGATTCGACCCGCAGGCTTATGGCTGAGTACCATCGGTTCTCGCTTTCTGATGCCGACTCGTTTGCTGTTTGGCTGGTTTGGTCTGCGCGGTATTGGTTCCATCTATTATCTCACCTATGCCCTGGGGAAAGGAATCACAGGAGAAATTGCCGACCGCCTTACCTGGATAACTTTAATCGTCGTCGTCCTCTCGATTGTCA
- a CDS encoding ShlB/FhaC/HecB family hemolysin secretion/activation protein: protein MLTRNVTDSLIWGLTAFCLATPATAKPPSELFDPTRVWEFEEMGLTLSSPSNPLLWDASIRLDALQGERVGELSFLAQVPVLPDDQTPDITPGLIAPQQPEALPEEPLPSLEELLQSPTEPPTGETRPEDIPGTIVVTQFEIIGSTVFSQEELGKALEEFTNRPITFAELLEAQEKVSQYYRDRGYITSGAFIPEQPIEGGTVKIEVIEGEIEEIRIEGLERLNPGYIRSRINRAISPPLNQQKLIDALQLLQLNPLIENFTVELAAGSRPGRSILDVQVTEANPLHFRLLIDNQRSPSVGSFRRKAEFSHDNVLGLGDRFNFSFVNTDGSNTIDNLSYTLPINPRNGTISFAHVRSRSRIIEEPFTPLDIQSASENYELTFRQPLIESATEDFALGVSFSRQESRTVLGFLNIGPFPLSPGSEANGETKISALRFFQEYTQRSSEDVFAARSQFSLGVDWFNATINANPPDSHFFAWRGQLQYLRLLAPDTLLLFRADFQIADRPLVPLEQFSAGGALSVRGYRQDLLLADNGFFASAEARFPILHLPESDILLQIAPFFDLATVWNFSDNEVEIDTPTISSIGVGLLLRMGRNFNARLDWGIPLVEVNSERKSWQENGIYFSVEYRI, encoded by the coding sequence ATGTTGACGCGCAATGTGACCGATTCGCTGATTTGGGGATTAACAGCATTTTGTCTCGCCACCCCCGCCACGGCAAAACCGCCATCGGAACTCTTTGACCCCACCCGCGTCTGGGAATTTGAAGAGATGGGATTAACTCTATCCTCACCCTCAAATCCTTTGCTCTGGGATGCGTCTATCCGTCTCGATGCACTACAGGGGGAAAGGGTTGGGGAACTGTCGTTCCTCGCCCAAGTCCCTGTTCTTCCCGACGACCAAACGCCCGATATTACGCCGGGACTCATCGCCCCTCAACAGCCGGAAGCGCTGCCAGAGGAGCCGCTACCCTCCTTAGAGGAGCTGTTGCAATCGCCGACGGAACCCCCAACCGGAGAAACCCGACCGGAAGATATTCCGGGAACAATTGTGGTGACGCAGTTTGAGATTATCGGCAGTACGGTCTTTTCCCAGGAGGAGTTAGGGAAAGCGTTGGAGGAATTTACCAATCGACCGATTACTTTTGCCGAACTCCTGGAAGCCCAGGAGAAGGTGAGTCAATATTACCGCGATCGCGGTTACATCACTTCTGGTGCGTTCATTCCCGAACAACCCATTGAAGGCGGGACGGTCAAAATTGAAGTGATTGAAGGGGAAATTGAAGAGATTCGCATCGAAGGATTAGAACGACTCAATCCTGGTTATATCCGCAGTCGCATTAACCGCGCGATCTCTCCACCTTTGAATCAGCAAAAATTAATCGATGCCCTACAACTGTTACAACTCAACCCGTTAATTGAAAATTTTACCGTAGAGTTAGCTGCCGGGTCGCGTCCGGGACGTAGTATTTTGGACGTGCAGGTTACAGAAGCCAACCCCCTCCATTTCCGGCTATTAATAGATAACCAGCGTTCTCCGAGTGTCGGCAGTTTTCGGCGCAAAGCGGAGTTTAGCCACGATAATGTTTTAGGATTGGGCGATCGCTTCAATTTCAGTTTCGTCAATACCGATGGCAGCAATACTATTGACAATCTCAGTTACACCCTTCCCATTAACCCTCGTAACGGGACGATTTCCTTTGCTCACGTTCGCAGTCGCAGTCGGATTATTGAAGAGCCCTTCACTCCTCTCGATATTCAATCCGCCTCGGAAAATTACGAATTGACCTTTCGCCAACCTTTAATTGAAAGTGCGACGGAGGATTTCGCCTTGGGGGTGAGCTTTTCTCGGCAAGAATCGCGAACGGTCTTGGGATTCCTCAATATTGGCCCTTTTCCCCTCTCTCCTGGTTCGGAAGCCAATGGGGAGACAAAAATTTCTGCGCTGCGTTTTTTCCAAGAATACACCCAACGGAGTAGTGAGGATGTCTTTGCCGCGCGATCGCAATTTTCCCTCGGTGTAGATTGGTTTAATGCAACCATCAATGCAAACCCCCCAGATAGTCACTTTTTCGCTTGGCGGGGACAACTGCAATACCTGCGACTCCTCGCACCGGATACCCTTCTATTGTTCCGTGCCGATTTCCAAATCGCAGATCGTCCCCTCGTTCCCCTCGAACAGTTTAGCGCGGGCGGCGCACTCAGCGTCCGAGGTTATCGCCAGGATTTGTTATTAGCAGATAATGGCTTTTTTGCCTCCGCAGAGGCGCGTTTTCCCATTCTTCATCTCCCCGAATCGGATATTTTGTTGCAAATTGCACCCTTTTTCGATCTCGCAACGGTTTGGAATTTCTCTGATAATGAAGTCGAGATTGACACGCCGACGATTTCTTCTATTGGTGTGGGTTTGTTGTTAAGAATGGGACGTAACTTTAACGCGCGTTTGGATTGGGGAATTCCTTTAGTGGAGGTCAATTCCGAGCGCAAATCCTGGCAGGAAAATGGAATTTATTTTTCCGTTGAATATCGCATTTAA
- a CDS encoding two-partner secretion domain-containing protein: MKFRFFLPPTGISIESSSRKQRGWIQCKHGHFKSYFLKILEIAEYLLLASGLSGQSVEAQLIPDNTLDAENSIVTPLDGLRRVDGGAVRGINLFHSFLEFNVSNGGSVYFANPTGIENILTRVTGSNSSNILGTLGVLGNANLFLLNPNGIYFGANSRLDVSGSFLATTADGIQLGDSGYFSATDIPGSQLLSVQPGALFTNALRNWTAQINNQGNLSVGAGQTLTLFADETINSGSLTAPGGTVRVLGDRVTLLFPGKIDVSSPFGGGTALIGGDYQGQGTIPTARETFVGSGVTINADGLNAGDGGKVIVWSDESTEFLGSISARGGELGGNGGFAEVSGLKTLNFQGQVDTLAPNGNPGMLLLDPTNITVINGAGTFTDLTQVDNTADPDIGANTIDVALINNAATNVTLQATNDINFNAVITMTTPGVGLAAQAGSDIAVNQSISTTGGAVTLDAGQNIALNNGAEINTFPTVGGTGGDVTLNAGSSVTLNANSRINTGFPDLNAPIDGQAGNISIIGRDRVSLTNSEVTARSFNDTVDPDNFTTVEIAASQGSVFFDNSTTSATNLGAGFAGDVNISGRDTISIVNGSGVFSNGRLGRIFIGSTSAFPNSISPNRVEIASGSTIFASNLASGAPAGNPIRAGDIRINALSEILVDSSVVRTSTARRGDAGRIVLESEAGEILVNNSLISSEVANIGIGDAGIVGLFANSLAARRSNIAAGTSGQGDAGGILVQVSDAVFLSDETTLRSNVEQGGMGDGGLIAIEGRSLTMTGGAQIQSAVFRADNNNPGGRGNGGGILVETTDSVNLIGFSRNPFLRTGLFASTEEGAVGSGGNIIVETNNLLVLDGAIINAQTQNANNAGNIFLNLDGILFVEDFGLITTSGLSTGDPGNIFITARGLLLDRGGRIEAISNSGRNADIFLVLDVGALLFRDSAITTEARNDGSGGNIEIFAGVAVLANFINNGDIVANAFAGSGGSVAVRTLLFRSFNPTGRTSDSDATASSEFGVQGTRSIEEQFDKLPEIPADLLNVETLNQDICALRDGKIAGGSSFVIPGSGGLPQNPTQTLTPVTGTVEWANRGSGATGQTTSQQRIVSPVVVRDPGRDLPSAARAQEESNERGSPKEIRQAQGWKVNPDGTVMLVANIPLANASPSILTYPGCSSELVKEE; the protein is encoded by the coding sequence ATGAAGTTCCGCTTTTTTCTCCCTCCAACGGGAATAAGTATTGAGTCATCCTCTCGAAAGCAACGCGGCTGGATTCAGTGTAAACACGGTCATTTCAAGTCGTATTTTCTGAAGATACTCGAAATTGCTGAATACTTACTCCTAGCAAGCGGTTTGAGCGGACAAAGCGTTGAAGCTCAACTGATTCCCGACAATACTTTGGATGCAGAAAATTCTATTGTCACCCCATTGGATGGGTTGCGCCGTGTGGATGGCGGTGCGGTGCGGGGAATTAACTTATTCCACAGTTTCCTGGAATTTAACGTCAGCAATGGAGGGAGCGTTTATTTTGCCAACCCCACAGGAATTGAAAACATTCTCACCCGCGTTACGGGAAGCAATTCCTCCAATATTTTGGGGACGTTGGGGGTGTTAGGAAATGCCAATTTATTTTTGCTCAATCCCAACGGAATTTATTTTGGAGCCAATTCGCGCTTAGATGTAAGCGGTTCGTTTCTCGCAACGACAGCGGACGGCATTCAGCTTGGGGATAGCGGTTACTTTAGCGCCACAGATATACCGGGTTCTCAACTCCTTTCCGTGCAACCGGGAGCATTATTTACCAATGCGCTGCGCAATTGGACGGCGCAGATTAACAATCAAGGAAATTTAAGCGTCGGTGCGGGACAAACCCTAACATTATTTGCCGATGAAACCATTAATAGCGGTTCTCTGACTGCGCCGGGAGGGACAGTGCGAGTATTAGGCGATCGCGTGACGCTCCTTTTTCCCGGTAAAATAGATGTCTCCAGTCCGTTTGGTGGCGGGACTGCGTTGATTGGTGGCGATTACCAAGGACAAGGAACCATTCCCACAGCGAGGGAAACGTTTGTGGGGTCGGGAGTGACGATTAACGCTGATGGCTTGAATGCTGGGGATGGGGGAAAGGTAATTGTTTGGTCTGACGAATCGACGGAATTTTTGGGAAGCATCAGCGCGCGCGGCGGCGAATTGGGGGGAAATGGCGGCTTTGCGGAGGTTTCTGGTTTAAAAACCTTGAATTTCCAGGGACAGGTGGATACCCTCGCGCCTAATGGCAATCCGGGAATGTTGCTCTTAGATCCGACGAATATTACTGTAATAAATGGTGCGGGAACGTTTACGGATCTGACTCAGGTGGATAATACTGCCGATCCGGATATCGGTGCAAATACAATCGATGTGGCGCTGATTAACAACGCAGCCACGAACGTCACCCTACAAGCCACGAATGATATTAATTTCAACGCTGTAATTACCATGACAACTCCTGGCGTTGGACTCGCGGCGCAAGCGGGGAGCGATATTGCAGTGAATCAGTCCATCTCAACCACAGGCGGTGCAGTCACCCTCGATGCGGGTCAAAATATTGCGTTGAATAATGGCGCAGAAATCAACACCTTTCCCACGGTTGGCGGTACGGGAGGAGATGTAACGCTCAATGCAGGTTCGAGCGTCACTTTGAATGCCAACAGTCGGATTAATACGGGTTTTCCGGATTTGAATGCACCCATTGACGGTCAAGCGGGGAATATAAGTATTATCGGGCGCGATCGCGTGTCTTTAACCAACAGCGAAGTAACAGCAAGAAGTTTCAACGATACAGTCGATCCCGATAACTTCACCACAGTTGAGATTGCAGCATCCCAAGGCTCCGTTTTCTTCGATAATTCAACTACAAGCGCCACCAATCTCGGTGCGGGTTTTGCCGGAGACGTAAATATTAGCGGACGGGATACCATTTCCATCGTCAATGGAAGCGGAGTCTTTAGTAATGGACGATTGGGACGTATCTTCATCGGTAGCACGTCAGCATTTCCCAATTCAATCTCCCCTAACCGCGTGGAAATCGCTTCTGGCAGTACGATATTCGCTTCCAATTTAGCCAGTGGCGCGCCTGCGGGTAACCCTATTAGAGCAGGAGATATTAGGATTAACGCCTTGAGCGAAATTCTTGTAGATAGTTCGGTCGTTCGTACTTCTACTGCGCGGAGGGGAGATGCGGGACGAATCGTCCTGGAAAGCGAAGCAGGAGAAATTTTGGTTAATAATAGTCTCATTTCTAGTGAGGTCGCCAATATCGGCATCGGAGATGCGGGAATTGTCGGTCTTTTTGCCAATTCGCTTGCAGCACGACGAAGTAATATTGCCGCAGGAACTTCCGGACAAGGCGATGCAGGGGGAATCCTAGTACAGGTAAGCGATGCGGTTTTCCTCAGCGACGAAACCACCCTCAGAAGCAACGTCGAGCAAGGGGGTATGGGAGATGGCGGATTGATTGCCATTGAAGGACGTTCTTTAACAATGACAGGTGGCGCTCAAATTCAATCAGCAGTATTTCGAGCAGACAATAACAATCCAGGAGGACGGGGAAATGGCGGCGGTATTCTTGTTGAAACAACAGATTCAGTTAACCTAATTGGTTTCAGTCGCAATCCTTTTTTGAGAACTGGACTGTTTGCCAGTACAGAAGAAGGAGCAGTCGGTAGCGGTGGCAATATTATTGTGGAAACGAATAACTTGCTCGTTCTCGATGGCGCGATTATTAATGCTCAAACCCAAAATGCTAATAATGCAGGAAACATTTTTTTGAATTTGGATGGCATTTTGTTCGTTGAAGATTTTGGATTAATTACCACTTCTGGATTGTCTACTGGAGATCCGGGGAATATTTTTATTACAGCAAGAGGATTGTTATTAGATAGAGGCGGACGAATTGAGGCGATTAGCAACTCCGGTCGCAATGCCGATATCTTTTTAGTGTTGGATGTTGGCGCGCTCTTATTTCGAGATAGTGCCATCACCACAGAAGCGCGCAACGACGGTTCGGGAGGAAATATTGAGATTTTTGCAGGTGTTGCCGTCCTTGCTAACTTTATTAACAACGGCGATATTGTTGCCAATGCTTTTGCGGGTTCGGGGGGAAGCGTTGCGGTTCGGACGCTGTTGTTCCGCTCGTTCAACCCAACCGGACGCACCTCAGATAGCGATGCAACAGCAAGTTCGGAGTTTGGAGTTCAAGGAACGCGCTCGATTGAGGAGCAGTTTGATAAGTTACCGGAAATTCCGGCGGATTTGCTCAATGTGGAAACCTTGAACCAAGATATTTGCGCTCTGAGAGATGGGAAAATTGCAGGGGGAAGTTCCTTTGTCATACCGGGTTCCGGAGGATTGCCGCAAAATCCCACCCAAACCCTAACGCCTGTAACGGGGACGGTGGAATGGGCGAATCGAGGTTCTGGAGCGACCGGACAAACAACATCCCAACAAAGAATTGTATCGCCTGTGGTCGTGCGCGATCCCGGCAGGGATCTGCCCTCGGCAGCGCGCGCACAGGAAGAATCGAACGAACGCGGTTCCCCCAAAGAAATTCGCCAAGCGCAAGGATGGAAAGTGAATCCCGATGGGACGGTAATGCTCGTTGCAAATATACCACTCGCCAATGCTTCCCCTTCTATTTTGACGTATCCCGGTTGTTCGTCGGAGTTGGTCAAGGAGGAGTAA